Part of the Brassica oleracea var. oleracea cultivar TO1000 chromosome C8, BOL, whole genome shotgun sequence genome is shown below.
AAATTTATATCATAGGTTTGAGGTTTGGGGTATTAGATATAGGGGGTAGATTAAAGATTTAGTGTTTGAGATTTAGAATTTAAATTTAAGATTATATTTTATAAATTATAAATTGCAAATTGCAAATTGATTTATAACTAAAACATATATTGCATTAAATTCATAATAGATANNNNNNNNNNNNNNNNNNNNNNNNNNNNNNNNNNNNNNNNNNNNNNNNNNNNNNNNNNNNNNNNNNNNNNNNNNNNNNNNNNNNNNNNNNNNNNNNNNNNNNNNNNNNNNNNNNNNNNNNNNNNNNNNNNNNNNNNNNNNNNNNNNNNNNNNNNNNNNNNNNNNNNNNNNNNNNNNNNNNNNNNNNNNNNNNNNNNNNNNNNNNNNNNNNNNNNNNNNNNNNNNNNNNNNNNNNNNNNNNNNNNNNNNNNNNNNNNNNNNNNNNNNNNNNNNNNNNNNNNNNNNNNNNNNNNNNNNNNNNNNNNNNNNNNNNNNNNNNNNNNNNNNNNNNNNNNNNNNNNNNNNNNNNNNNNNNNNNNNNNNNNNNNNNNNNNNNNNNNNNNNNNNNNNNNNNNNNNNNNNNNNNNNNNNNNNNNNNNNNNNNNNNNNNNNNNNNNNNNNNNNNNNNNNNNNNNNNNNNNNNNNNNNNNNNNNNNNNNNNNNNNNNNNNNNNNNNNNNNNNNNNNNNNNNNNNNNNNNNNNNNNNNNNNNNNNNNNNNNNNNNNNNNNNNNNNNNNNNNNNNNNNNNNNNNNNNNNNNNNNNNNNNNNNNNNNNNNNNNNNNNNNNNNNNNNNNNNNNNNNNNNNNNNNNNNNNNNNNNNNNNNNNNNNNNNNNNNNNNNNNNNNNNNNNNNNNNNNNNNNNNNNNNNNNNNNNNNNNNNNNNNNNNNNNNNNNNNNNNNNNNNNNNNNNNNNNNNNNNNNNNNNNNNNNNNNNNNNNNNNNNNNNNNNNNNNNNNNNNNNNNNNNNNNNNNNNNNNNNNNNNNNNNNNNNNNNNNNNNNNNNNNNNNNNNNNNNNNNNNNNNNNNNNNNNNNNNNNNNNNNNNNNNNNNNNNNNNNNNNNNNNNNNNNNNNNNNNNNNNNNNNNNNNNNNNNNNNNNNNNNNNNNNNNNNNNNNNNNNNNNNNNNNNNNNNNNNNNNNNNNNNNNNNNNNNNNNNNNNNNNNNNNNNNNNNNNNNNNNNNNNNNNNNNNNNNNNNNNNNNNNNNNNNNNNNNNNNNNNNNNNNNNNNNNNNNNNNNNNNNNNNNNNNNNNNNNNNNNNNNNNNNNNNNNNNNNNNNNNNNNNNNNNNNNNNNNNNNNNNNNNNNNNNNNNNNNNNNNNNNNNNNNNNNNNNNNNNNNNNNNNNNNNNNNNNNNNNNNNNNNNNNNNNNNNNNNNNNNNNNNNNNNNNNNNNNNNNNNNNNNNNNNNNNNNNNNNNNNNNNNNNNNNNNNNNNNNNNNNNNNNNNNNNNNNNNNNNNNNNNNNNNNNNNNNNNNNNNNNNNNNNNNNNNNNNNNNNNNNNNNNNNNNNNNNNNNNNNNNNNNNNNNNNNNNNNNNNNNNNNNNNNNNNNNNNNNNNNNNNNNNNNNNNNNNNNNNNNNNNNNNNNNNNNNNNNNNNNNNNNNNNNNNNNNNNNNNNNNNNNNNNNNNNNNNNNNNNNNNNNNNNNNNNNNNNNNNNNNNNNNNNNNNNNNNNNNNNNNNNNNNNNNNNNNNNNNNNNNNNNNNNNNNNNNNNNNNNNNNNNNNNNNNNNNNNNNNNNNNNNNNNNNNNNNNNNNNNNNNNNNNNNNNNNNNNNNNNNNNNNNNNNNNNNNNNNNNNNNNNNNNNNNNNNNNNNNNNNNNNNNNNNNNNNNNNNNNNNNNNNNNNNNNNNNNNNNNNNNNNNNNNNNNNNNNNNNNNNNNNNNNNNNNNNNNNNNNNNNNNNNNNNNNNNNNNNNNNNNNNNNNNNNNNNNNNNNNNNNNNNNNNNNNNNNNNNNNNNNNNNNNNNNNNNNNNNNNNNNNNNNNNNNNNNNNNNNNNNNNNNNNNNNNNNNNNNNNNNNNNNNNNNNNNNNNNNNNNNNNNNNNNNNNNNNNNNNNNNNNNNNNNNNNNNNNNNNNNNNNNNNNNNNNNNNNNNNNNNNNNNNNNNNNNNNNNNNNNNNNNNNNNNNNNNNNNNNNNNNNNNNNNNNNNNNNNNNNNNNNNNNNNNNNNNNNNNNNNNNNNNNNNNNNNNNNNNNNNNNNNNNNNNNNNNNNNNNNNNNNNNNNNNNNNNNNNNNNNNNNNNNNNNNNNNNNNNNNNNNNNNNNNNNNNNNNNNNNNNNNNNNNNNNNNNNNNNNNNNNNNNNNNNNNNNNNNNNNNNNNNNNNNNNNNNNNNNNNNNNNNNNNNNNNNNNNNNNNNNNNNNNNNNNNNNNNNNNNNNNNNNNNNNNNNNNNNNNNNNNNNNNNNNNNNNNNNNNNNNNNNNNNNNNNNNNNNNNNNNNNNNNNNNNNNNNNNNNNNNNNNNNNNNNNNNNNNNNNNNNNNNNNNNNNNNNNNNNNNNNNNNNNNNNNNNNNNNNNNNNNNNNNNNNNNNNNNNNNNNNNNNNNNNNNNNNNNNNNNNNNNNNNNNNNNNNNNNNNNNNNNNNNNNNNNNNNNNNNNNNNNNNNNNNNNNNNNNNNNNNNNNNNNNNNNNNNNNNNNNNNNNNNNNNNNNNNNNNNNNNNNNNNNNNNNNNNNNNNNNNNNNNNNNNNNNNNNNNNNNNNNNNNNNNNNNNNNNNNNNNNNNNNNNNNNNNNNNNNNNNNNNNNNNNNNNNNNNNNNNNNNNNNNNNNNNNNNNNNNNNNNNNNNNNNNNNNNNNNNNNNNNNNNNNNNNNNNNNNNNNNNNNNNNNNNNNNNNNNNNNNNNNNNNNNNNNNNNNNNNNNNNNNNNNNNNNNNNNNNNNNNNNNNNNNNNNNNNNNNNNNGACGGATGTAAAGCAGTCCGTCGGAATTCCGTCATTATTGTCCAATCTCAAACGGCTATATAACGGTCATATATATTTGTCGGCAACGGTCACATGGTTCGTCAGAAATTCGTCAGAATATTCCAACGGAATCCTGACGACTGCAACGGTTATATTTGCTAATCGGAATGTCGTCGAAAGTTCGTCGGTATATTCCGACGAATTTCCGACGACTACAACGGTTACATGTTTTATCGAAATGTCATCGGAAATGGCCGACGGAATTCCGACGACTTCAAATTTTTGGGTTTCGTCGGAAATTGGTCGGTAATCCGTCACAAACGTCCGACGACATTGATGTCCGTCGGAACCTCCGTCGGAATTCGGCGTGTTTTCTTGTAGTGTATGTGTAATATGAACTACTAGGTACTACTGTGAACTACCTTGAACTACCTTAAAATACTTTGAATTACTATGTATTATGCATTTTTCTAAGAACCTCAGTGTTCGTCTTATTATTTATTTTTAGAAGATGTATCTCATATATTACGTGATTATACGTCCCTATATGTGTTTATTTTTCAAATTAGACATAATATACTCTTAATTTCTTTTAAAGTGAAGAAATTTGAAAAAAAAAGAATATTGTTTCATACTTTCAAATTTGAATATATAGTAATTGACTACACTGGTTTGAATTGAAAAAAACATTATTGTTATTTACTTCGAATTAAAACTAAACACTTATAAAACTGTTTATTGTTATGATTAAACTTTAATGAAAAGAAAAGGCGAACTCAAAAGATTAAGAGAAATTCCCTGGGATAGACCTAAAAACGTTTCAGTGACAAATATACACCTTAAAAATAAAAATGACCAAAATAGACTTAAATTTTTTATCAAAAGAAGTAAATATACTCTTATACCCCTAGGGTTAATTAATCTAGACATTAGGGTTTAGAGTTAAGGGGTGAAGTTTAGGGTTTAGGGTTTAAGGTTTAGGGTTTACGGTTTAGAGTTTAAGGTTTAAGGTTTAGAGTTGAGGAGTGTGGTTTTGGGGATATGATTTCAAATTTTAAAAAATAAAAAAAAATTCAAATTTTCAAAATAAAAAATGCTATTTTAGTCATTTTAGTTTTTGAGACCTATTTATGTGACAAAAACTTTAAAATGTCTATTTGAGAGAATTGCCGAGAGATTAATTTTCCTTTTTTCGATCTTTTTTAACAACATCGTTGAATTTCCTTTTCTGAGTGTTAGAAAAGGAAATTATTAATTCAAAATTTCCTTTTTTTCGCATGTGTGTCGAAATCTATAAAAAGAGTCTGAGATCACTACTTCTCATTCACTACAATTTCCTTTTTTGCTCTCTTTCTCAATTTTCCTTACGTTTTTTTCTCTGCAAGCGATTCTGCTTCTAAACCCTAAAAAGCTTTTGCCTTTTTTTTCTTTCTCTGCAAGCGACTCAGTTTTGAAACCCTAAAAAAGCAGCAAAGATGCAAATCATTCAATCAAAGGAAGAATTCGTAAGGTTTCTAGGAGAAGGCTCCTTTGGTTGCGTTAATCTCGTCCGCTACTCCAATCCCAACGACGGGTCTTAGTACCTCTCCGCCGTCAAGAACTCTTACGAAGAAGACTACGCCAATCTCCAAACCGAGTTAGACATCCTGCTCGAACTCGGGGGATATCCCAATATCGTTACGTGTTTCGGAGACTCTCTCGAAGAAAGCTTTAGCAGATCCGGCAAGAAACTCTACAAACTCCAACTCGAGTTTGCTTCTAAAGGTAGTCTAAGCGCTTTCATGGACAATTACGCCGACAGAAAGTTTCCGGAACCGTTGATCAAAGATTTCACGTGGATGATTCTCGAAGGTTGGGTCTCGGTTCACGGCCACAGCTATGCTCACTGCGACATCAAACCAGACAACCTACTCGTGTTTCCTTGTCCGAGTAGTGAAGGTTACGAGATCAAGATTTCCGATTTTGGTAGCGCGTTAGAGGTGGGAGACGTTCCCAAGTTCTGGGAAACTAATATGCCGTGGATGGGGACTCCGTTCTACATGTCTCCGGAATCGGTCCGTGACGGGGTCGCCGAGATGTCTGTAGACTTGTGGTCGGTGGGATGTTTGGTTCTGGAGATGTACACGGGCGTGATTCCATGGGAAGGTGTTAATCTCCATCTTCTAGCTACTCTTCTCTGTTGTGGTGAAGCTACTGAGATTCCAGAGAGTTTACCTTCCGATGCAAAGGACTTTATCCAGACGTGTTTCTCGAGGGAGCCTGAGGAGAGAGGGAGCGCTACTAAGTTGATGTCTCATCCTTTCTTGTCTCGTCCACAAGGAGAAGAAAACAGACGACGAGAAAACAAGAAAGTCGTTTTTGTTGAAGTTGCTCAAGTTGAGAATCAAACGAAGAAGTTCCAACAAGAAACCAACGACAGATGTTGTTGCTGTTTCAGACAAGAAGCCTCTAAAGCTGAGGTTTCTTCCTACAAAGGCCACACAGTTTAAGAGAACTCTGAACAAAATCTTGAGGTTAAAGTTTATGCCTGTGAACAAATCGGCCTACTTCAGATTAGTGTCTGTTCATTATGGTATAGTACGATAGTTTTCTGTTCATTAACGTTTAGTGTGTGTTCATTAACGTTTTTGTCTGTTAACCTTTAGGATCCCAATTTAGTATGTAGTTCTCTGTTCATTAGTATATCTCCGGTTTAGTATGTGTATCTGAGGTCTCAATTCAGTAACGACATGGTATAACTGTTAATAAAGTTCTTTTCAATCTGAATTGCTCACTATACAGAGTTCTTTCCTCTGCAAACTCCAGTCTTAATCTTTTTACTGTGATAAGCAATTGAAAAGCATCTTCTTAACTCTGGGAATCCTAATACAATTTG
Proteins encoded:
- the LOC106308519 gene encoding probable serine/threonine-protein kinase DDB_G0270146, with product MQIIQSKEEFYLSAVKNSYEEDYANLQTELDILLELGGYPNIVTCFGDSLEESFSRSGKKLYKLQLEFASKGSLSAFMDNYADRKFPEPLIKDFTWMILEGWVSVHGHSYAHCDIKPDNLLVFPCPSSEGYEIKISDFGSALEVGDVPKFWETNMPWMGTPFYMSPESVRDGVAEMSVDLWSVGCLVLEMYTGVIPWEGVNLHLLATLLCCGEATEIPESLPSDAKDFIQTCFSREPEERGSATKLMSHPFLSRPQGEENRRRENKKVVFVEVAQVENQTKKFQQETNDRCCCCFRQEASKAEVSSYKGHTV